CGGTTTAgtcgttattttgattgtaactttcgtatatattgttagattaaattgattgccatgtaagtggtagggtatatgtgtaaggaataaaatatcccagaaccagaaagttTATGTGTAagtatatttatctgaggcagttaaatagTGTCCAAAGTCACCTCATGGATTTGGGTGATTTAGGACACATGTGTGttttaaatctctgtccgaagttacaCTATGTAGCGGGCGAATtcggacagttactgcctttttttaaattccACATGCTTTTTATTTGATATTGGTGACTTTTTACTCATTTTAAGGGAGCCCTTTGTTacgaataagtgatatggaatgataaaatgtattttatatattacagataagttTTTGTTTTGCAAGAATTGAAATAAACTgtctctttgttcacttctgcacGAGCTCATTTAATGTTTTCGCTTAAGCGAAtggaaagatcttctgactgtcgttTGAGGAATTCTTCTCCTGGCAAGATACTACGAAATTTCATCTCTTTTCGGCTATATTCATCAAcgtagcctttaactaaatatctaatatccaatttagtgaagggaaatccccaatgtgcagccctcaagatatcttgcttcaatatttcttcttcttctttatttcgcACTGGCTGCCCTCCCATTTTTTCcggatgtgcttcctgcactttattttgtagggttgatttaggtataccatacaaataacatgcttttctgtacgataatttaccactctgaatatcacgaacagcttaacctaaaagttccgggtcataattacaccgtactgtagcacctctcctgctcttatactTTCTTGCCATTGTCCGAcatcaccccacacagtacacagttttacaaaaaccgtcgttattttataaccttgcacgagaaactcgacaaacttgtatagaaattgtctcaatgctgttagctactgagcgcgtcgacaattacggttacaataacttcTCGCTCGGCGCAGCGATAcaaagtttccactttacgataatgcatggatttttaacactgagactgttcgtcaattattcacctagggaaacaactgaggcaaaataaaagttgtggaaagcgatAATTGCAACCTTGCGCTTAAAATAACTGGCCCAATGACGTTATAATAAGTAACTCTTTATTTCTACAcagtggcaaagagcaaataagccatactgtccgaATTCGCCCCGGTGTCCAAAATCACCCCATTGACGGGTCTTGTTGTCTTGTTCATTCTGACAGCGCGAAACATCATACAAGGACATCTACAGTTGTAGAGCTAGAGGCGGCAAATTTCTTGTGTAGACTTGCACATGTATATTTACCGGGAATGTCGTTGTTATGATGTGTAAACATCACCAGCAATGAATTGACTTGGTCTTTTCGTGTAGTATATGTATGCAGAGTTCATAATATTATCTATTAATTGTAAATAATGTGcctttcctgtactttctttccgaTTTTACAGCGATTAATTTCGCTGCAAttcctgtggctctgagcactatgggacttaacatctatggtcatcagtcccctagaacttagaactacttaaacctaactaacctaaggacatcacacaacacccagtcatcacgaggcagagaaaatccctgaccccgccgggaatcgaacccgggaacccgggcgtgggaagcgagaacgctaccgcacgaccacgggctgcggacagcAATTCCTGTGGTAGAGACTTTTTCCATAGACGTATTAATAGACTATTTTTGTGTTATTTGGTGTAAAGTGTGCCAGTGTGCCATCTGCTTCATTTTCATGTGAAGAAAATTCCATGAGAATCTCTGCACTAACACAACAAGAGTGCGATGTATTTAGGTCACTAGCTGTTAAAGTTAAATCGTGCACTTTGTCTGTCGTGGGAGTGAGAATCACGATGCCGAACATTATTAGCACTGTTACTGAGGTAGCCTATTAGTTGGATACATATGTCGGCAGCTCCTTTTGAATAGTTTACTTGATAAGAATATTTGGAATTACGACTTGTAACGCCTTCCATACACTTAATCGTATTTTAGTCAGTGACAAACACTCGGCTTCTCCTGGCTTTCCCAAACGCACTTCACACGAAAGTGATTGTTTCACTGTTACTTTTGTGTGGGTCCAGTTCCAAAAACAGTAGCCTGAAATGTATTTTCCAAAGAgagaagtgaatgaaaatatttttcttataaaGGTTATGACTAACACAGTATTTATGCCTTATCAGCTTCCATTGTTTCCTAATCAGCATGGCCTACACAGAACCGCCAAATGTGAACGCCCCTATTTCTGTCATTAATGTTTGTGTGGTAGGTATTCAAGGTCAGAATTCATAAAAAGTTGGTTACATCTATATTTCTCTAGTGCTTTGGTAGTGCCACAGGAAGAGGCTTCATTGTCAGCACCAATGGGAATAGTATTCCTTGCTTGTTTTACGTAGAAATGTTACCAGAGTAATTTTCTTAGAATCACATCACAAATTAAACAAAGCTTTATTGTTCATATGGTGAGCTACAACTGTGCAAACTTCCGTATATTAAGTGGATTAATGATACAGAGAAAATTGTGGGACCACATTGTActcgtttctttttatttatttccacaatgaaaggtacttttatttacaaaacaagtattattTTGAATACAATACATTGTTCTTTAAAATCAAGGACTAAATGATGAGTaagattttgttgtttttttttgcctGATCACTGCTAAATAAAAGCATTGTAGGAATTATTATGATTTCCTCAAGTTAGACTTATCATATGTAAACATAAGTGGAAAATATTAACACTATGTGCTACACGCTCAAATGGGTATTTACAAAATATGCATGACACTTGACATCCAGGAAAACATAAAATGTTTCCCTACAGTCATTCACAAACCAAGAATTAATCTCAGTGACAGCTATGAACAGGTGATATACTgtgaatattttataaaacaacaaataaatatatcTACATTGACTGATATCAGTGCCACGTACATATTAAGACTAAATAACAACTGTCAACATAATTGTGATTATCATAGAGAGTAGGTTTTCTAGGTGAAaatcaaaaaattcaaatttcattgAAAGAAAGAGGTTTGGTACGTAAATGTAAACTGGCAGCCGTATAACAAACTGTGTGCGTAATAGTCCTTTCAGATACCTGTCACTTTGTCTGTCTGGTTAACATGTGCACCCTGCGGCGCTGCTGTTCTGCTGCTTGTTCGCGCCAGACAGTCCAAACTGGACGAGGATGACGACGTAGGTGGTGACGGTGGCTGTGAAGCTCCTCAGCAGAGACAGGTCGAGCGTGAAGAACCCCGCTGCACTGTAGCGCAGTCGACTGCGCGCCATCTGCTCTCCGAAGAGCTGCAGCTCGTCTGGACAGCCACTTCTAGCAGGCAGCGGTAAGAGCAGAAGTTTCTGGACCAGCCGCTGTGTGCGGGCGGTCTCTTGCACGACCATGTCGCTGCTGTACGCTGTGGTCAGTAGACGCCCCACCATGAGTCCAATCCACAGAGAGAACATGGTGATGACTTGACCCCTTGGTATTCCAGGCCACACGGGCTTCAGATCTAAGAAGACAACAACACTGATGTAAATGTACGTCA
This genomic stretch from Schistocerca cancellata isolate TAMUIC-IGC-003103 chromosome 5, iqSchCanc2.1, whole genome shotgun sequence harbors:
- the LOC126188628 gene encoding putative gustatory receptor 2a produces the protein MGKAVNAAYGVQNLVEVVSCFVSIVTYIYISVVVFLDLKPVWPGIPRGQVITMFSLWIGLMVGRLLTTAYSSDMVVQETARTQRLVQKLLLLPLPARSGCPDELQLFGEQMARSRLRYSAAGFFTLDLSLLRSFTATVTTYVVILVQFGLSGANKQQNSSAAGCTC